One Setaria viridis chromosome 7, Setaria_viridis_v4.0, whole genome shotgun sequence genomic region harbors:
- the LOC140223412 gene encoding LEAF RUST 10 DISEASE-RESISTANCEUS RECEPTOR-LIKE PROTEIN KINASE-like 2.4, producing MEWKFSINHWSEITLLPCLVFFLEGSKRALIYEYMPNGSLDKFIYDDNSKATLGWDKLYEIAIGIARGLEYLHRGCNTRIIHFDIKPHNILLADEFVPKIADFGLAKLCNPKESYLSMAGMRGTVGFIVPEVFARRFGVVSTKSDVYSYGMMLLEMVGGRKNLKARADNSREMYYPDMIYSHLAEVGSLHSFDMAGKTEEMARKMVSIDLWCIQVSPISRPTMSRRDGKEDGLD from the exons ATGGAA TGGAAATTTTCAATCAATCACTGGAGTGAAATCACATTGTTACCTTgcttggttttttttttggagggaTCGAAACGAGCTCTTATTTATGAGTATATGCCTAATGGATCATTGGACAAGTTCATTTATGATGACAATTCAAAAGCAACTCTGGGATGGGACAAACTCTATGAAATAGCAATAGGTATCGCAAGAGGTTTAGAGTATTTGCACCGTGGCTGTAATACGCGCATAATACATTTTGACATTAAACCACATAATATCCTTCTTGCTGATGAATTTGTCCCCAAAATTGCTGATTTTGGTTTGGCTAAGTTATGCAATCCAAAGGAGAGTTACCTATCAATGGCAGGCATGCGAGGGACAGTTGGGTTCATTGTCCCTGAAGTTTTTGCAAGGAGATTTGGAGTAGTTTCTACTAAATCAGATGTCTACAGCTACGGAATGATGCTTCTTGAGATGGTGGGAGGAAGAAAGAATCTAAAAGCAAGAGCTGATAATTCCAGAGAGATGTATTATCCAGACATGATCTATAGTCATTTGGCTGAAGTAGGAAGCTTGCACTCATTTGATATGGCAGGTAAAACAGAAGAGATGGCAAGGAAGATGGTCTCGATTGATTTATGGTGTATACAAGTGTCTCCTATATCTCGCCCAACAATGAGCAGAAGAGATGGCAAGGAAGATGGCCTCGATTGA
- the LOC117865262 gene encoding antimicrobial ginkbilobin-2-like protein: MAAVKSLLLVLLAVVAILIGQTVKVWSSRSPANFTPGGPYDTNLRGMLKDLVTLAVSYGGYSNDTAGDVPDQPYGLAICYADAPPAVCRLCLDMAVGNVTLACPRSAGAAMMYNNSLLRYANASFLSRPDMVQRFSFYNNLTRAVDAAIYAAALGRLMDRLAPAAAASLRFFAYGRTNITGDKSLYGFAQCVTDLSPDGCRRCLQRIAASLPIWTRGGRAYSLTCYTRFEVVPFYTPANTQTIVAVAPTPQPEPSPGAPTVETKFRDDAKLRKFRSRMALTGIYS; the protein is encoded by the exons ATGGCCGCCGTGAAGtccctcctcctcgtgctcctcgccgtcgtcgccatcCTTATTGGGCAGACGGTGAAGGTATGGTCGTCGCGCTCGCCGGCGAACTTCACCCCAGGGGGCCCCTACGATACGAACCTCCGCGGCATGCTCAAGGACCTGGTCACCCTCGCGGTCTCCTACGGAGGCTACAGCAACGACACGGCCGGCGACGTCCCCGACCAGCCCTACGGTCTCGCCATCTGCTACGCCGACGCTCCCCCGGCGGTGTGCCGGCTCTGCCTCGACATGGCGGTCGGGAACGTGACGCTCGCGTGCCCgcgctccgccggcgccgccatgatGTACAACAACAGCCTGCTCCGGTACGCGAACGCGAGCTTCCTGTCGCGCCCCGACATGGTGCAGAGGTTCTCCTTCTACAACAACCTGACCCGCGCCGTGGACGCCGCCATCTACGCTGCCGCGCTGGGGCGGCTCATGGACCGcctggcccccgccgccgccgcgtcgctgcGGTTCTTCGCGTACGGGCGCACGAACATCACTGGTGACAAGAGCCTGTACGGGTTCGCGCAGTGCGTGACGGACCTGTCGCCGGacggctgccgccgctgcctccagcGCATCGCGGCGTCGTTGCCCAT ATGGACGAGAGGAGGGCGCGCCTACTCACTGACCTGCTACACGCGTTTCGAGGTGGTACCGTTCTACACGCCGGCCAACACGCAGACCATCGTCGCCGTGGCGCCGACGCCACAGCCAGAGCCGTCGCCGGGCGCACCAACAGTGGAGACGAAGTTCCGAG ATGATGCCAAGCTTAGAAAGTTTCGCTCAAGGATGGCACTGACGGGTATTTATTCATAA